A part of Ictalurus furcatus strain D&B chromosome 8, Billie_1.0, whole genome shotgun sequence genomic DNA contains:
- the LOC128611259 gene encoding endothelin receptor type B: MKPMWLLILLLTGCCRASRFTRDTTQATLGRVPDQEVDSTAWNGSNPEQYGSRGSPRGPFPPMCVGPIEIKHTFKYINTVISCLIFVVGIIGNSTLLRIIYKNKCMRNGPNVLIGSLALGDLLYILIAIPINVFKLLAEEWPFGVYICKLMPFIQKASVGITVLSLCALSIDRYHAVTSWSRVKGMGIPLWKTVEVTLIWLLSVLLAVPEALAFDIMETHYRGQKLRVCLLHPVQTTSFLQFYQDIKDWWLFGFYFCLPLACTGVFYTLMSCEMLKRKKGMRIALNDHMKQRREVAKTVFCLVVVFALCWLPLHVSRILKKTIYNPNDPSRCELLSFLLVMDYIGINMASLNSCINPVALYFVSQKFKNCFKSCLCCWCQRKFPAIEQVSGVRWKGSSLGNGLDRSSSRSSQKYSSS; the protein is encoded by the exons ATGAAGCCCATGTGGCTGTTGATTCTGCTCCTGACAGGCTGCTGTCGGGCTTCCCGTTTCACTCGTGACACAACCCAGGCTACACTCGGACGTGTTCCCGATCAGGAGGTAGACAGCACGGCCTGGAACGGCTCCAATCCAGAGCAGTATGGGTCAAGGGGCTCGCCCCGCGGCCCGTTCCCACCCATGTGCGTCGGACCCATTGAGATCAAGCACACGTTTAAGTACATCAACACCGTCATATCTTGCTTGATTTTTGTCGTGGGCATCATTGGAAACTCAACACTGTTGCGTATCATCTACAAGAACAAGTGCATGAGGAACGGGCCAAACGTACTCATTGGCAGCTTAGCTTTAGGAGATCTTCTCTACATCCTCATTGCCATCCCTATCAACGTGTTTAAG ctGCTGGCAGAAGAATGGCCATTTGGTGTGTACATCTGCAAGCTCATGCCATTCATCCAGAAAGCCTCAGTGGGCATCACAGTCCTTAGCTTGTGTGCCCTCAGTATTGACAG ATATCACGCCGTGACCTCATGGAGCCGAGTGAAGGGGATGGGGATTCCACTATGGAAAACTGTAGAAGTAACGCTCATCTGGCTACTCTCAGTGCTTCTAGCAGTGCCTGAGGCTTTGGCCTTTGACATAATGGAGACACATTACCGAGGCCAGAAACTGCGGGTGTGCTTGCTTCATCCTGTACAGACCACATCGTTCCTGCAG TTTTATCAGGATATTAAGGACTGGTGGCTGTTTGGCTTTTACTTCTGTTTACCGCTGGCCTGCACTGGTGTCTTCTATACCCTTATGTCATGTGAGATgctgaaaaggaagaaaggaatgCGCATTGCCCTGAATGATCATATGAAGCAG AGACGGGAAGTGGCTAAAACTGTATTCTGCCTCGTGGTAGTCTTCGCTCTTTGCTGGCTGCCCCTGCACGTCAGCCGCATCCTAAAAAAGACCATCTACAATCCGAACGACCCCAGCCGCTGTGAGCTCCTGAG CTTCCTTCTTGTGATGGACTACATCGGCATCAACATGGCCTCCCTCAACTCATGCATCAACCCTGTGGCTCTCTACTTTGTCAGTCAGAAGTTCAAAAATTGTTTCAAG TCATGCCTCTGTTGCTGGTGCCAGAGGAAATTTCCAGCCATTGAGCAGGTCTCAGGAGTCCGCTGGAAAGGGTCAAGTCTCGGAAATGGTCTGGATCGATCTAGCTCGCGGTCTAGTCAGAAGTACAGTTCCTCCTAA
- the rraga gene encoding ras-related GTP-binding protein A: MSSTAMKKKVLLMGKSGSGKTSMRSIIFANYIARDTRRLGATIDVEHSHVRFLGNLVLNLWDCGGQDTFMENYFTSQRDNIFRNVEVLIYVFDVESRELEKDMHYYQSCLEAILQNSPDAKVFCLVHKMDLVQEDQRDLIFKEREEDLKRLSRPLLCTCFRTSIWDETLYKAWSSIVYQLIPNVQQLESNLRNFAQIIEADEVLLFERATFLVISHYQCKEQRDAHRFEKISNIIKQFKLSCSKLAASFQSMEVRNSNFAAFIDVFTSNTYVMVIMSDPSIPSAATLINIRNARKHFEKLERVDGPKHSLHMRMR, translated from the exons ATGTCAAGTACCGCCATGAAGAAAAAG GTGTTACTGATGGGAAAGAGTGGCTCAGGAAAGACCAGCATGAGATCAATCATCTTCGCCAACTACATTGCCAGAGACACTCGCCGGCTGGGAGCCACAA TCGATGTGGAGCACTCCCACGTGCGCTTTCTGGGCAATCTGGTGCTGAACCTGTGGGACTGTGGAGG GCAGGATACGTTCATGGAGAACTACTTCACCAGTCAGAGAGATAACATCTTTCGGAACGTGGAGGTGCTGATCTACGTGTTCGACGTGGAGAGCCGCGAGTTGGAGAAGGACATGCATTACTACCAGTCCTGTTTGGAAGCCATCCTTCAGAATTCTCCCGACGCTAAGGTCTTCTGCTTGGTGCACAAAATGGACCTGGTTCAGGAAGACCAGAGAGACTTG ATCTTTAAAGAGCGCGAAGAAGACCTGAAGAGACTTTCCCGCCCGCTCTTATGTACCTGCTTCAGAACCTCCATTTGGGACGAGACCCTTTATAAG gcatggTCCAGCATTGTCTATCAGCTGATCCCAAACGTGCAGCAGCTCGAGTCCAACTTGCGCAATTTTGCCCAGATCATCGAGGCGGACGAGGTCCTGCTTTTCGAAAGAGCCACCTTTCTG GTGATCTCTCACTATCAGTGCAAGGAGCAGCGAGACGCTCACCGCTTTGAGAAGATCAGCAACATTATTAAACAGTTCAAGCTGAGCTGCAG TAAATTAGCTGCTTCCTTCCAGAGCATGGAAGTGCGCAACTCCAACTTCGCTGCTTTCATCGACGTGTTCACCTCCAACACCTACGTCATGGTGATCATGTCCGACCCGTCCATAC CCTCCGCCGCGACCCTCATCAACATCCGTAATGCCAGGAAGCATTTTGAGAAGCTGGAGAGGGTGGACGGCCCCAAGCACAGCTTGCACATGCGCATGCGTTAG